Within Trichoderma atroviride chromosome 2, complete sequence, the genomic segment CCTGAGCGATTCCTTCTTCCATCAAGATGGGATCTTGAGCTGTAGACATTCTTGTTCTCCTATTTTCTCAAATCACTTGTTACTGCAGCTGCCGCGATGGCTGTCCTAGACGAACTCGAGAGCGGAACTCCTTTGGAGAGTCTCTCCAATACAGATGAAGAGACACAAACACCGAGCATCGAAAACATTGATCCATTAAAATTCGAAGATCCTCACGATCCTGCAAACCCCAAGAACTGGTCGTTGCTGAGAAAGCTCTTTATTACGTTTATATGGATAGCGGGAAATTTGGTGGCGTCGGTATCTtcgagcatcttcagcagtGGCGCTCAAGCAATTAGCGAAGAGTTTCACGTTGGTACAGAAGTTGTAACTCTAGGAGTTAGTCTATTCGTTGTTGTAAGTTGATACCTAGAATTTCCCTAACAAAATGGTTTTTCTTGACCTCGATATTTCGGCTAATACTGTTTCAATGCAGGGCTATTCCGTTGGACCACCATTTTGGAGCCCCATATCCGAACAatttggaagaagaaagcccATGATTGCCGGCATGGCactcttcaccctcttctgCATCCCCGTCGCAGTGGGAAAGAACTTGCAAACGATTCTTGTCGGCCGATTCTTCTGTGGAGTTTGCGGTGTAGCGCCCATTGCTCTCTTCGGAGGTGGCCTCGTCGATATCTGGCATCCAGAACAGCGCGCAATTGCCATGGCAACTGTCATTGGCATAGTTCTCGGAGGACCCTTGCTTGCCCCGGTGATGGGCAACTTTATTACTGCGAGTCACCtcggctggcgctggacCGGGTGGCTGAGCTGTATCATGGGAGGAGCATGTACAGTTCTATGTGTTCTTGGACTGCCAGAGACATACCCACCTATTATCCTgcagaagagacaaaagctGAATCCAGCCTCGCAAAACGCACCGAGAGATACAGGCGGATGGAATAGATTTGTCCGCGTGTATCTGGTCCGACCTTTTGGTAAGCCTCTTTTATGACCAGAATATTACTACCCATACAGATTGCTAACTTCCATCACTTACAGTTTTACTCGCAACCGAACCCATCTTGGTCCTCATGACTCTCTACCAGGCCTTCGTCTACGGCATTCTCTAcatcgtcttctcttcataTCCCATCATTTTCCGCGAACAACGCCACTGGAAGCTCGGCCTATCATCTCTCCCCTTCTTGGGCATGATGGTTGGCGTCTTTATTGGCTCTGCCATGATTGTCACACGCACCGTGCTGGTTCAACAAGCGAGCCTCAAAAAGAAGGCCGAAGACGGCTCCGAACCTGCTCAAGCACCAGCACCTGAGATGCGTTTACCATTAATGATGGCTGGCAGCGTGCTCCTACCTATCGGACTGTTCATCTTCGGATGGACTTCTGCGCCCCATATCCCCGTGGTGGGTATGATCATTGGCAGTCTCTTTATCGGCGCAGGTTTGCTGTGCATCTTTGTTACCGCAATGACATACATTCTGGATGTCTATTCGCACATTGCCAACAGCGCACTCGGCGCAAATACCATTGTTCGCTCTTTTTTCGCCGCAGGGTTCCCTCTATTCGCCAGCTACATGTATCACGGCCTTGGTGTTGCATGGGCGTCTAGTGTCCTGGGATTCGTGAGCGTCGCCATGATTCCAATCCCGATTCTCTTTTACAAATATGGGCCGCGCATCAGAGCTCTCTCTAAGAATTTGATGGTGTAAGAATTGCATTGTTTGGGGTAATACTCAAGTGGCCCAGATTTGCGCGGGAGTTGGGCGATAATAATAATGTCAAAAAGTCTTTCATGTTTGCGAAGAAAATGGAGACACTTTTGTTGAATGGCACATCGCGGTTAAACAAGTTGAAATGGAATTAGGAATAGTAATTTATTTCGGGACGACAGGTCCACCCATTTGTCTACTTATTACTACCTACctgagtacatgtaagtgCCAATTATTGCACCATGGTGTGAGGTTTAAGAATGCTGTGAATCCCATTCACAGGGATATATCGATTGGCCATCGATTATCCGCTTGTCAGGTACTAACTATTACACGGGCATTGTATGAagttaaaaatgctgtgaaatcTCAATCGGGACGATCTCAATTGGGGCAAAGGTAGCATGAAGAACGCTGCTGTGATTGAGCATGAGGATTCCAATTTCAAGAGATGATGCAATACGCACTCAGACCTGGAGAGATACGTTGACttgcaaaaaaagcagaCTTCTGGTAACATTCTCATTCCCAGTAACTAGCGATGAAGTACCAATGACGAATGAATACAAAAAGTATTAGTCAATAAATCCTATTTTGCTTCAGATCATTCGTGAGAGGACTGGTTTCTGATGAGCTTTAACCGTAGCTTACAGATCGTATGTAtgtattattatatttatacgAGATGTCTGCACTCGGATACATATCAATCACAGCCTATTCTTCTTTGTGAAATATGAGGAAACATGCATTTATAGATAGATAACAAGTTCAACTGAGACACACGCGTGATTCCTCGTCAGAGAGATCCCCTATGCTAGTATACTATATAATGAAAGAAAGCCTACTTTGTACATGAAAGAGTTCTACTAATGGAGACATgactcctcctcttccatcaaAGGGTATCGGCTACAAGGGGTTTAGAAGCTCACAATATACAAGTTGTCAATACCACGCTCTCCAGCATCATATACATAGTCTCGTATAAACAAAAGCGCCCTCCATATATCTTTATAGCATGCCGTCATAAAAGAAAGGCGCGTTACACAGCAAGCCCTCTCACCGCCACAAAGCACACGCAGACCAAAACCCAGCAAGCCTTGCTTCTTCGCATCGTGTAACGCACTCGTGACCATCCCAACATGCATAAACCACAaaagactacatgtactaaAGCGACACAATGTTATCTTCACTCCCCCTTTTCACGTCCCTAACATGCAAAATTCAAGCCACATGCAAACTTCAAAATGCACTATCGCGACGTCAACCTCTATGATCCACTCCATCCGATATCCAACCCCAATAGTACATCACAAACCAGTTTTTGATAGCAACATATCCATCTACCGGCTCCTATATTAAGCCACACCGCCTGTTAATCCATTCACACCAGCtccgtctctctctctctcggcCGATGCTACCGTCGCCACCATCCAACTATAGCCGGGCATACATCCATCCAGCCGTTAGTGTAGAACAGAAAGAGCCGGGCGACTTTCCTTTATCCAGTATCCACCACGTTTGCATACCCCGACTTCAACTACGAGCTGTCTCAGTCGGCATCCCGTATTTCccatctttgctcttttttaCCATCACCTGTCATGTTTCGTGTAAGTCGCCTCCCCTCTCGTTTCTGCTGTATTTGCAATCATCGCGTATGCTTCACTCTTCGCTGCCCGTTACGCCAGCCACATCTCGCGATGACATTTCAGCTTACAAGTCATGCCTCGGCTGTCTCAGCTTGCAGCTCACCCAACGCTCCACCAGAGCTTCCCTTGAACCGCCATCCAGGCTGCAGCATCCATATCGAGTAGATAACAATTACCACATAATTCACCTCCATCTCCCGtccctctccccccttccGAAGCTCCAAGCTGTCCACTTCCGGTCCATTTTCTCAAACCCTCCGAATCGCCCAATCACATCCCGTGCCCATCCTCCATCCTGTGCTCCCTCCCTCGTCCAGACCCCAAAACCGGCCGACCCATCGCCGGGACCCCACCCCGAGTTTCCCGCGTGGCCTCCCGGGGTgacttgaaaaaaaagacgagcAGGGATTGGAGGAGGGCGTGTGCATGTGGAAGAGCTTCTGGCACCTTTTGCGCATTTACCAGTCTGTTCGTTTTCCCGTTTCTTATACATGGTATGTATATCCTATTGCCTGCATGTGCTTGCCTTGCCTCGGCGAGCAGTTCTTAAATGCACCTGTCCATTCTCTGCATAAAATATGCATTACTACCAGCAGCATGCAGCAACCACTGCTTATGTGCGTGCTCCGTGCATTCTCAAccctccaaaaaaaaaaaaaaaaagccggGGGTCCGTGTAAGTTGAAGCGCAAAAGTGTGAGTGGGCtttgaataaaaaaaaaaaaaagatggagaaaagcCGGTAGAGAGGGAGAACATGACAGGAACAAGAAAAGCCTGCGACCTGGAGGGTGTGGTGGAATTTCACGTCAAAGCTGAGAAAAGGCACAGAAGGGAAAAATCGAGCCATCACGAGAACACTTTTTTTATCCCGTCTAGGTGCCCGCAGGCCCGTGTTTCTTTGTGCGTTTGAAACATCGCGCACCACCCAGAAACGTTTTTGTTCTGCCCACAACTACAGAattatttctctttttttttttcgcacacttttttttttctactttaCATTTATTTCCTCGTCTTTGGgattcttgctcttctttcatttttgcTCCTTCCTGTATTGTTCGCTGAAACAGATACATCCTCCGAAAAGATAATCGCGCACTCAGTCTCCAGTTTCATACATGAAAGGCGCTCATCAGCAAAGGAGCACAATATCCATATATCCTCTAAATTAAAAACACtccgaaaaaaagaaaaaaagtaaaaaaagaaagtaaaaaaaaaagtccgCAGCAAAAAACCACACACAAAATCCAAATTCTCCccccgaaaaaaaaaccccatCGCCGTCGTGCTcacaccatcttctctttcatcCCTGTCCCTTTCCCCTGTCCTAGAGTATCTGCGCCCACTCACACCTGCATATTTCATTCTCACGTCTCCAGCCAATCTGATTCCCCAGACTCACTCCATGAGAAAGAGGACACACACCAGCCTGTCCATGACATGATGGCCTAACCCATCTTTCTCACTGGCAGCTGGAAAGGCCCCATGGACTTGGTTCGTAACTGGCAGCTATCAGGATTAGTTCCGTAGTATTACACAGACTATCGAGAAAGACGCGCGACAACGCGagggagagcaaaaagaaaaggcctgCATGACGCGTATTGGTAATTTGGGGCTTGCAGGATGCATATGCAAAATGCATCCTTCGTCACACTGAATGGGTGTGGCGTGTGGAACGAGAAAGACTGACAGACTCAGTGGAATGGACAGCCGAGGGTTGCGCTCTTGGACCAGGTGAGCCACTTTGGATGGgctaaattatttttttataactgATGATTGTCGATCACTACATATCTATGTAAAAACAAAAcgaaagaagagcgagagcaaAAAGGGAAGCCAAGGGGCAGAAATGCCCAGCAAGCTAAAATCCTCAGTGGCTGCtgatgccatggatgagAGAAATGTGGCGGCCAAAAAAGGTGCATACATGGATGGAGACGAACAGAATCTGGAAGCTGATTACGTCCCAGCCCGCCTCGTTCATGTCGCCATGCAACCCTTTTTTTGGCCTGTCAAAACTGTAAGGGGGGGCATGTCGGCATCACAAGCAGGAGAAATAAGTAAGAGAAGGGATAAAAAGAGCGCAGTTACATGTGGCTCCGTAAtgttcaaagagaaaaaaaaaagatatttcGCTATCTGGGTATTATATGTAATATCGTAATCGTAGTGTACATGAGAAAAAGTTTTTCCGTAATAAGAAATCATCGCTTTGTTCGCTTGCAAAAATCCCAAATGCCAAACCGCATGTTTGTCCTGTTATCATTCCAAgtcccccttttttttttcatagTTTTGTACTTTTCAAATAGTTTtgtaaaagcaaaagaaaagcccccccctcttttccATCACATAAGTAATACAGAGAATATGTTCAAGTCATGATAAAGTGTCGTAACAGTAcaaaggaaatgaagaggaagtGGTATAAAAATGCAGAGACAGGAAGtaaagacaaaggaaattACAAAAGAAACATCATCTACTCGACGCGGTAGAGAGTGCCATCGTCGTAGACGACGCGGTGCCGGCGGCTGCCGCCGACTGTGGCCCGGCGTCGAGGCATGCTGATGCGCTCGGCCAGTCGCTGGCGTTGGGCCTCGTCTTCAAGGCGCTGagtctcctcctcgtcgcGACGCTCCTGTTTGCGAGCGAGGTGGCGGACCTTTTCCTCGCGGCGCTCCTCCTCGAAGCTCAGGCGCCGGACACCgtcggccagcttcttgaccGAGTCGTCAGCGCTAGAGGTCTTGAAGGAAGATGCGCGCAGCGGTGCAGG encodes:
- a CDS encoding uncharacterized protein (EggNog:ENOG41~TransMembrane:12 (i54-75o87-110i122-140o146-166i178-199o211-232i272-299o319-341i367-386o392-419i431-453o459-480i)), which encodes MAVLDELESGTPLESLSNTDEETQTPSIENIDPLKFEDPHDPANPKNWSLLRKLFITFIWIAGNLVASVSSSIFSSGAQAISEEFHVGTEVVTLGVSLFVVGYSVGPPFWSPISEQFGRRKPMIAGMALFTLFCIPVAVGKNLQTILVGRFFCGVCGVAPIALFGGGLVDIWHPEQRAIAMATVIGIVLGGPLLAPVMGNFITASHLGWRWTGWLSCIMGGACTVLCVLGLPETYPPIILQKRQKLNPASQNAPRDTGGWNRFVRVYLVRPFVLLATEPILVLMTLYQAFVYGILYIVFSSYPIIFREQRHWKLGLSSLPFLGMMVGVFIGSAMIVTRTVLVQQASLKKKAEDGSEPAQAPAPEMRLPLMMAGSVLLPIGLFIFGWTSAPHIPVVGMIIGSLFIGAGLLCIFVTAMTYILDVYSHIANSALGANTIVRSFFAAGFPLFASYMYHGLGVAWASSVLGFVSVAMIPIPILFYKYGPRIRALSKNLMV